A part of Plasmodium cynomolgi strain B DNA, scaffold: 0109, whole genome shotgun sequence genomic DNA contains:
- a CDS encoding CYIR protein (putative;~vir-type antigen) — MDEIIKGLYVDIDVVTISRMNNRAPSNYSMKNSIPNFVTHSMGDRFNSVMFYSYSFLGISFLFFLLYK, encoded by the coding sequence ATGgatgaaataattaaagGTTTATACGTCGATATCGATGTTGTAACGATTAGCAGGATGAATAATCGTGCTCCATCGAATTATTCAATGAAGAATTCAATACCAAATTTCGTAACACATTCAATGGGCGACCGATTTAATAGTGTGATGTTTTACAGCTATTCATTTCTGGGAAtatctttccttttttttttattatataaa